A genomic stretch from Desulfoplanes formicivorans includes:
- a CDS encoding ABC transporter ATP-binding protein yields the protein MGLELAKVDKFVAGEMHLKDIDLTLESGSRYVILGRTLAGKTSLLRIMAGLDKPSSGKVIMDGQDVTGVSVRKRDVGMVYQQFINYPSLNIYKNIASPLKNTSMSRAQIDERVRAIADMLHLTPLLHRLPEELSGGQQQRTAIARALAKDTRLLLLDEPLVNLDYKLREELRDELLRIFAQRESIVVYTTTEPSEALMLGGNVVIMHEGRVLQVGPTSTIYRHPATMQVAEVFSDPPINFVRAEVNGTTAHLRINIDFPLTGHLKGLAPGVYQFGIRPHHFSLHPHSQQDVKICSRVELSEINGSETFLHFHYRNRSLVMQAQGVHSRGVGENICVYVRPQYFYVFDEQGKLVLSPEH from the coding sequence ATGGGACTTGAGCTGGCCAAGGTTGATAAATTCGTGGCAGGGGAGATGCATCTCAAGGACATTGATCTGACCCTTGAGTCAGGCTCCAGATACGTGATCCTGGGGCGAACACTGGCTGGCAAAACCTCCCTGCTGCGGATCATGGCCGGCCTGGACAAACCCTCCTCGGGCAAGGTGATCATGGATGGTCAGGATGTCACCGGGGTGTCGGTGCGCAAGCGCGACGTGGGCATGGTCTACCAGCAATTCATCAATTATCCCTCCCTGAACATTTACAAAAATATCGCTTCCCCCCTGAAGAATACCTCCATGAGCAGAGCCCAGATCGATGAGCGGGTCCGGGCCATTGCCGACATGCTCCACCTGACCCCCCTGCTTCATCGTCTTCCCGAGGAACTCAGCGGGGGGCAGCAGCAGCGTACGGCCATCGCCCGTGCCCTGGCCAAGGATACCCGGCTTCTGCTCCTGGATGAACCCCTGGTGAATCTGGACTACAAGTTGCGGGAGGAATTGCGGGACGAACTGCTGCGCATTTTTGCTCAGCGCGAGTCCATTGTGGTGTACACGACCACCGAGCCTTCCGAGGCCCTCATGCTGGGGGGGAATGTCGTTATCATGCACGAAGGACGTGTCCTGCAGGTCGGTCCCACATCAACGATCTATCGTCATCCTGCGACCATGCAGGTGGCTGAGGTGTTCAGTGATCCCCCCATCAATTTTGTCCGGGCCGAGGTCAATGGAACCACCGCCCATCTGCGCATCAATATCGATTTTCCCCTGACCGGACATCTCAAAGGGCTGGCTCCGGGCGTTTACCAGTTCGGCATCCGGCCGCATCATTTCAGCCTGCATCCCCATTCCCAACAGGACGTGAAAATATGTTCCCGGGTGGAACTGAGCGAAATCAATGGCTCAGAGACCTTCCTGCATTTTCATTACCGCAATCGGTCCTTGGTCATGCAGGCCCAGGGCGTTCATTCCCGGGGGGTGGGCGAAAATATATGCGTGTATGTCAGGCCCCAATATTTTTATGTTTTTGATGAACAGGGGAAGCTGGTTCTTTCCCCGGAACACTAG
- the glpA gene encoding anaerobic glycerol-3-phosphate dehydrogenase subunit GlpA, whose product MPIQTQVLIIGGGATGTGLARDLSLRGVSCLVVEKQDINAGASGGNHGLLHSGARYVAADREAAMECREEGEILKNMAPQCIENTGGLFVAVAGDDENYVARFPHMCRKCHIPCTEITPDQAREWEPCLSKDIIAAFEVEDGAIDPFMLSLDNLAHAMSLGCKVIRNARVTGFDISSQAIRRVCLTNETTGKEFHIEAEMVVNAAGAWAGTIAAMAGAEIHILYSKGSLLVTQDRLAKRVINRLRKASDADILVPGGTVSVLGTTSVRIDDPDMYRPTIEETDRMIDNATAMIPVLETTRYIRAYAGVRPLVFTGKGADGRSLSRGFSLIDHQENGVDNFVSITGGKLTTYRLMAEKTADMVCRKLGITTPCATRTTPLPASSRGHWTEPGYAPRSWIRHKADNDLILCECEMVSRQGIDQIISNMDTMRGRSMLTAMGLRSRVGKGPCQGGFCGLRITGHLYDQGHVTGNRGIRELTHFIEGRWKGFAPILWDLPLMQAELQEALYCGMLDLELQAKEQDRDQ is encoded by the coding sequence ATGCCCATCCAAACCCAGGTACTGATCATCGGTGGTGGCGCCACGGGAACCGGTCTGGCCCGGGACCTTTCCCTGCGGGGCGTTTCCTGCCTTGTGGTCGAAAAACAGGACATCAATGCAGGCGCTTCCGGCGGCAATCACGGTTTGCTCCATAGTGGAGCACGGTATGTGGCCGCGGACCGTGAAGCCGCCATGGAGTGTCGGGAAGAAGGAGAGATCCTCAAAAACATGGCTCCCCAATGCATTGAGAACACGGGCGGACTCTTCGTGGCCGTGGCCGGGGACGACGAAAACTATGTGGCCCGTTTTCCCCACATGTGCCGCAAGTGCCATATTCCCTGCACCGAAATCACTCCGGACCAGGCCCGGGAATGGGAACCCTGTCTGTCCAAGGATATCATTGCGGCCTTTGAGGTGGAAGACGGGGCCATTGATCCGTTCATGCTCTCCCTGGACAATCTGGCCCACGCCATGTCCCTGGGCTGCAAGGTCATCCGCAACGCCCGGGTCACCGGATTTGACATCTCCAGCCAGGCCATCCGCCGGGTGTGCCTCACCAACGAAACCACCGGAAAAGAGTTTCACATTGAGGCCGAGATGGTGGTCAATGCGGCCGGGGCCTGGGCCGGAACCATTGCGGCCATGGCCGGAGCCGAAATCCATATTCTCTATTCCAAAGGCAGCCTTCTGGTCACTCAGGACCGGCTGGCCAAACGGGTCATCAACCGCCTGCGCAAGGCCTCTGATGCGGACATCCTGGTGCCCGGAGGCACGGTTTCCGTACTTGGAACCACCTCGGTCCGCATTGATGATCCCGACATGTACCGACCGACCATCGAGGAAACCGACAGGATGATCGACAATGCCACGGCCATGATTCCCGTGCTGGAAACAACCCGGTACATCAGGGCCTATGCCGGTGTCCGGCCTCTGGTCTTTACGGGGAAAGGCGCGGACGGCCGGAGCCTGAGCAGGGGATTTTCCCTCATTGATCACCAGGAAAACGGTGTGGACAATTTCGTATCCATCACAGGGGGCAAACTGACCACCTACCGGCTCATGGCCGAGAAAACAGCCGACATGGTCTGCCGGAAACTCGGCATCACCACGCCCTGCGCCACACGAACCACCCCCCTTCCCGCATCCAGCCGGGGACACTGGACAGAACCGGGATACGCTCCCAGATCATGGATCAGGCACAAGGCCGACAATGATCTGATTCTATGTGAATGCGAGATGGTCTCCCGCCAGGGAATCGACCAGATCATCAGCAACATGGACACCATGCGCGGCAGGTCCATGCTCACGGCCATGGGACTGCGCAGCCGGGTGGGCAAGGGCCCCTGCCAGGGAGGGTTCTGCGGTCTGCGCATCACCGGCCACCTGTATGACCAGGGACACGTCACGGGCAACCGGGGAATCAGGGAACTGACCCATTTCATCGAGGGCCGCTGGAAGGGGTTTGCCCCCATTCTCTGGGATCTTCCCCTGATGCAGGCCGAACTGCAGGAGGCCTTGTACTGCGGCATGCTCGACCTTGAGCTTCAGGCAAAAGAACAGGACAGGGACCAATGA
- the glpB gene encoding glycerol-3-phosphate dehydrogenase subunit GlpB: MIKDTQTCDLMVMGSGFAGMAAALFAANRGLKVALCGSTGGIDFSTGLIDLMGVHPVEKGVYWDDPWAARQALIEDMPTHPYARVSHEHTRQAIEEFCHFLAQQGLPYTGRAETNVRILTPLGTVKPTHKVPVSAWQGVLALEAKAPTLIVDFDGLKGFSGRQMVENQGTNWPGLRTATIEFPGCAGELYPEHLAWMMNDAALREQLAKRILALGHDTRYIGFPAILGLTEPTRIIQHLQALTGKTIFEIPTLPPSIAGTRLRQAFDRGLPAKNVCTFSQKMALDAHVPAGPNEPFVFHLGKSRPEITVQARFALLATGRFLGKGLKADRTTVRETVFDLPVTQPGPRTAWHNQTFLHPQGHPINRCGLETDAAMHPTDSSARPIHPRLFAAGAILAHHDWMRMKCGAGLALATAFQAVAHICEHNKAQGNPWIS; the protein is encoded by the coding sequence ATGATCAAGGACACGCAGACCTGTGACCTCATGGTTATGGGCTCGGGATTTGCCGGTATGGCCGCGGCCCTGTTCGCGGCCAATCGGGGACTGAAGGTGGCCCTGTGCGGGTCCACCGGGGGCATTGATTTCAGCACCGGGCTTATTGATCTCATGGGGGTCCACCCCGTGGAAAAGGGGGTCTACTGGGACGACCCCTGGGCAGCGCGCCAGGCACTCATTGAAGATATGCCCACCCATCCCTACGCACGGGTGAGTCACGAGCATACCCGCCAGGCCATTGAGGAATTCTGCCATTTCCTGGCCCAACAGGGCCTGCCCTACACGGGTCGCGCAGAAACCAATGTCCGGATTCTCACTCCTCTGGGCACGGTCAAGCCGACCCACAAGGTTCCTGTATCAGCCTGGCAGGGAGTCCTGGCCCTGGAAGCCAAGGCGCCCACATTGATTGTGGATTTTGACGGTCTCAAGGGATTCAGCGGCAGGCAGATGGTGGAAAACCAGGGCACGAACTGGCCCGGGCTGCGCACGGCCACCATCGAATTTCCCGGATGCGCCGGGGAACTCTACCCTGAACATCTGGCGTGGATGATGAATGATGCCGCCCTGCGTGAACAATTGGCCAAACGGATTCTCGCCCTGGGCCATGACACCAGGTACATCGGTTTTCCGGCCATTCTGGGCCTTACCGAACCCACACGCATCATCCAACATCTCCAGGCGCTCACCGGAAAAACCATTTTTGAGATTCCCACCCTGCCCCCTTCCATTGCAGGCACTAGGCTGCGTCAGGCCTTTGACCGGGGTCTGCCTGCCAAAAACGTGTGCACCTTTTCCCAGAAAATGGCCCTTGATGCGCACGTTCCTGCAGGTCCCAACGAGCCCTTTGTCTTTCACCTGGGCAAATCGCGACCGGAAATCACGGTGCAGGCCCGTTTTGCCCTCCTGGCCACCGGCCGTTTCCTGGGCAAGGGACTGAAGGCCGACCGGACAACGGTCCGGGAAACGGTATTTGACCTCCCGGTCACCCAGCCCGGTCCCCGAACAGCCTGGCACAACCAGACCTTTTTGCACCCCCAGGGCCACCCCATCAACCGGTGCGGCCTGGAAACCGATGCAGCCATGCATCCCACCGACAGCTCTGCCCGGCCCATTCACCCGCGTCTTTTTGCTGCAGGAGCCATCCTGGCTCACCACGACTGGATGCGCATGAAATGCGGGGCCGGTCTGGCCCTGGCTACGGCCTTTCAGGCGGTGGCCCATATCTGCGAGCACAACAAGGCACAAGGAAACCCATGGATTTCCTGA
- a CDS encoding 4Fe-4S dicluster domain-containing protein: MDFLNTGVRIAGLICLMGTIWRVRGWFSRSWLAPWQLRAHHAGKKKQWSLGRGMVTKALTFLQDILLLGRTARTNPVRWVMHMLIFYGFMGLLLFHALDDQITLSLFDDYQPTLNPWQWLRNLFGLMVLAGVVLAGGRRIANSNLRALSRIQDWGLLVLVAAICLSGFLLEAGKIISPAVFERMVEEYAGLDQEEHRALQTLWVREFGLVAPAPISLDPAVLEAGRGIHEDSCATCHAPMTSAFVSLPLARALRPMAGFLNSIGGDRIFWYAHVLLCLAGLALLPFGKWFHVLATPANLVMREGRQDSVAPDKALPRGNMANGLGLDACTRCGECSLHCSVRPAFVMLGNPDILPSEKLISLRNLTLGKPLDNHALETLVEGSRICTQCMRCTTICPAGIDLQRLWMESTRKLHQQGRGGPNTDIRKFPPATWARAFSSQEAGITSTPAGEGLADRRASFWSCIQCTTCTSVCPVVAVSENPTRDLDLTPQQIMNLLRMGLKEETMAARMVWSCTTCYKCQEYCPQNIPVADILYELRNIASTRLRHRRFQHPSHEEVS, encoded by the coding sequence ATGGATTTCCTGAACACGGGCGTACGCATTGCAGGCCTCATCTGCCTCATGGGCACCATCTGGCGTGTACGGGGATGGTTTTCGCGATCATGGCTTGCCCCCTGGCAGTTGCGCGCACACCATGCCGGGAAGAAGAAACAATGGTCTCTTGGCCGGGGCATGGTCACCAAAGCCCTGACCTTTTTACAGGACATCCTGCTTCTTGGGCGTACCGCCCGGACCAACCCTGTGCGCTGGGTCATGCACATGCTCATCTTCTACGGGTTCATGGGCCTGCTCCTTTTTCACGCATTGGACGACCAGATTACCCTCTCCCTATTCGACGACTACCAGCCGACCCTCAACCCCTGGCAATGGCTGCGCAATCTCTTCGGGCTCATGGTCCTTGCGGGTGTAGTACTGGCCGGAGGGCGGCGCATTGCCAACAGCAATCTGCGCGCCCTGTCCCGGATTCAGGATTGGGGACTGCTGGTCCTTGTGGCGGCCATCTGTCTGTCCGGTTTTTTGCTGGAAGCAGGCAAAATCATCTCCCCGGCCGTGTTCGAACGGATGGTCGAGGAATATGCAGGACTCGACCAGGAAGAACATCGTGCGCTGCAAACCCTGTGGGTCAGGGAGTTCGGCCTGGTGGCGCCTGCACCGATCAGCCTTGATCCGGCGGTCCTTGAGGCAGGTCGGGGCATTCACGAAGACAGCTGCGCCACCTGCCACGCGCCCATGACCTCGGCCTTTGTCTCCCTGCCCCTGGCTCGAGCCCTGCGCCCCATGGCCGGTTTTCTCAACAGCATTGGAGGGGATCGGATCTTCTGGTACGCCCATGTCCTGCTCTGTCTTGCGGGCCTGGCCCTGCTCCCCTTTGGCAAATGGTTCCATGTGCTGGCCACCCCGGCCAACCTTGTCATGCGGGAAGGACGTCAAGACAGCGTCGCCCCCGACAAGGCACTCCCCCGGGGAAACATGGCCAACGGACTGGGGCTGGACGCCTGTACCCGTTGCGGAGAGTGCAGCCTGCACTGCAGCGTTCGTCCGGCCTTTGTCATGCTGGGCAACCCGGACATCCTGCCTTCGGAAAAGCTCATTTCCCTGCGCAACCTGACCCTGGGCAAACCCCTGGACAACCACGCTCTGGAAACCCTGGTGGAAGGAAGCCGCATCTGCACCCAGTGCATGCGCTGCACAACCATCTGCCCGGCAGGCATTGATCTGCAGCGGTTGTGGATGGAATCCACCAGGAAATTGCACCAGCAAGGGCGGGGAGGTCCCAACACTGATATCCGAAAATTTCCGCCAGCCACCTGGGCCAGGGCCTTCAGCTCCCAGGAAGCCGGTATCACCAGCACTCCGGCAGGCGAGGGTCTGGCCGACCGCAGGGCCTCCTTCTGGTCCTGCATCCAGTGCACCACATGTACCAGTGTCTGCCCTGTGGTCGCTGTAAGCGAAAATCCCACCAGGGATCTGGATCTGACCCCCCAGCAGATCATGAACCTGCTGCGCATGGGCCTCAAGGAAGAAACCATGGCCGCGCGCATGGTCTGGAGCTGTACCACCTGCTACAAGTGTCAGGAATATTGCCCCCAGAATATCCCTGTGGCCGACATCCTCTATGAACTGCGCAATATCGCCTCGACCCGTCTCAGGCACCGGCGTTTTCAACATCCCAGCCACGAGGAAGTATCATGA
- a CDS encoding CoB--CoM heterodisulfide reductase iron-sulfur subunit B family protein yields MNYAYFPGCKIPYHLPAYGKSVKNVCAALDIGLTDIEFSCCGWPLRHRSFEASMYAAARNLALAERENLPIMTPCKCCFGNLKHAQERLARDQRLYDLVATKLAEEGLQPAKNVQVRHLLTVLDKDVGIKRLGQLVVHPLTDLTVACHYGCHALRPSTVTGFDDPFAPTLFERIIQALGASTVDWDLRLECCGYPLRGRDDVVSTALMRKKLENVRASKAQIMATACTYCQMQFEQERDKLPPDDPLHTAPKAVLFTQLMEKALRLA; encoded by the coding sequence ATGAACTACGCCTATTTCCCGGGTTGCAAGATTCCCTATCATCTTCCCGCATACGGAAAGTCGGTGAAAAACGTGTGTGCAGCCCTTGATATCGGTCTGACCGATATTGAATTTTCCTGCTGCGGATGGCCCCTCAGGCACCGCAGCTTCGAGGCGTCCATGTATGCGGCCGCGCGCAACCTGGCCCTGGCCGAACGCGAGAACCTCCCCATCATGACCCCGTGCAAATGCTGCTTTGGCAACCTCAAGCACGCCCAGGAACGCCTGGCACGAGATCAACGACTCTACGATCTTGTTGCGACCAAATTGGCTGAAGAGGGTCTGCAACCGGCGAAAAATGTCCAGGTCAGGCACCTGCTCACCGTCCTGGACAAGGACGTCGGCATCAAACGATTGGGCCAACTGGTGGTGCATCCGTTGACGGACCTGACCGTTGCCTGTCACTACGGGTGCCACGCCCTGCGCCCGAGCACGGTGACCGGATTCGACGATCCCTTTGCCCCAACCCTTTTCGAACGGATCATCCAGGCCCTTGGTGCCTCCACCGTGGACTGGGATCTGCGCCTGGAATGCTGCGGCTACCCCCTTCGTGGCCGCGATGATGTGGTTTCCACGGCGCTCATGCGCAAGAAACTTGAAAACGTCCGCGCTTCCAAAGCCCAGATCATGGCAACGGCCTGCACCTATTGCCAGATGCAATTTGAACAGGAACGGGACAAACTGCCTCCAGACGACCCCCTGCACACGGCACCCAAAGCGGTATTGTTCACGCAGCTGATGGAAAAGGCATTGAGGTTGGCATAG
- the glpK gene encoding glycerol kinase GlpK, whose protein sequence is MATYIGAIDQGTTSSRFIIFDKHGRIVGMDQKEHRQIYPRPGWVEHDPLEIWKNTQEVIAGALAKSGIRGNQLQAVGITNQRETTVVWDRHTGKPFYNAIVWQCTRTHEICKQLMAEGGQDRFRDITGLPVATYFSGPKIKWILDNIPEARNAAQQGDAMFGTIETWIIWWLTGGPRGGAHVTDVTNASRTMLMNLHTLTWDEDILSVLDIPDQGLPRIVPSSDEATWGPTCEDGPFGARIPVCGAVGDQQAALVGQTCFAPGEAKNTYGTGCFLLMHTGHKPMVSRHGLITTLAYQFSGRKPSYCLEGSIAIAGALVQWLRDNLNMFDSAPQVEELARQVEDTGGMYIVPAFSGLFAPYWRPDARGVMVGLTRYINKNHIARAALEATAYQTRDIVEAMNKDSGVKLTKLKADGGMVHNNLLMQFQANILDVPVVRPKVAETTCLGAAYAAGIASGYWSGREDLYNNWEEDITWYPDMLQEVRDKGYQGWQKAVARTLDWEA, encoded by the coding sequence ATGGCAACCTACATTGGCGCCATCGACCAGGGAACCACCAGCAGCCGGTTCATCATCTTTGACAAGCACGGCCGTATCGTGGGCATGGACCAGAAGGAGCACAGACAGATCTATCCCCGCCCGGGCTGGGTGGAACACGATCCCCTGGAGATATGGAAAAATACCCAGGAGGTCATTGCCGGCGCCCTGGCCAAATCCGGCATCAGGGGCAACCAGCTCCAGGCCGTGGGCATCACCAACCAGCGTGAAACAACGGTTGTCTGGGATCGCCACACCGGCAAACCCTTTTACAACGCCATTGTCTGGCAATGCACCCGAACCCATGAAATATGCAAACAACTCATGGCCGAGGGAGGACAGGACCGTTTTCGGGACATAACCGGCCTGCCTGTTGCCACCTATTTTTCAGGCCCCAAGATCAAATGGATTCTGGACAATATCCCCGAGGCCCGCAATGCGGCCCAACAGGGAGACGCCATGTTCGGAACCATTGAAACCTGGATCATCTGGTGGCTCACCGGCGGTCCCAGGGGGGGAGCCCATGTGACCGACGTGACCAACGCCAGCCGGACCATGCTCATGAATCTGCACACCCTGACTTGGGATGAGGACATTTTGTCCGTCTTGGACATTCCCGATCAGGGCCTTCCGCGCATTGTTCCGTCTTCCGACGAGGCCACCTGGGGCCCAACCTGCGAGGACGGGCCCTTTGGAGCTCGCATTCCGGTCTGCGGAGCCGTGGGCGACCAGCAGGCCGCTCTGGTCGGCCAGACCTGTTTTGCCCCGGGTGAAGCCAAAAACACCTATGGGACGGGCTGCTTTCTCCTCATGCATACCGGGCACAAGCCCATGGTCTCCCGACACGGACTGATCACCACCCTGGCCTACCAGTTCAGCGGACGCAAACCCTCATACTGCCTGGAAGGATCCATTGCCATTGCCGGCGCCCTGGTCCAATGGCTGCGGGACAATCTGAACATGTTTGATTCCGCTCCCCAGGTGGAGGAGCTGGCCCGTCAGGTGGAGGATACCGGCGGTATGTATATTGTGCCCGCATTTTCCGGACTTTTTGCCCCGTATTGGCGGCCTGACGCCCGGGGAGTCATGGTGGGGCTGACCCGTTACATCAACAAGAACCATATTGCCCGGGCGGCCCTGGAAGCCACGGCCTACCAGACCAGGGACATCGTGGAGGCCATGAACAAGGATTCCGGAGTCAAGCTCACCAAACTCAAGGCCGACGGAGGCATGGTCCACAACAACCTGCTCATGCAATTCCAGGCCAATATCCTTGACGTGCCCGTGGTCCGACCCAAGGTTGCGGAAACCACCTGCCTGGGCGCCGCCTATGCTGCAGGCATTGCCAGCGGCTACTGGTCCGGTCGGGAGGATCTGTACAACAATTGGGAAGAGGACATCACCTGGTACCCCGACATGCTCCAGGAGGTTCGGGACAAGGGCTACCAGGGCTGGCAAAAGGCCGTGGCCAGGACCCTGGACTGGGAGGCATAA
- the htpX gene encoding zinc metalloprotease HtpX: MSSQLRTGVLLAVLTALIILFGRFLGGQTGMVVAFLIAVVMNVGSYWYSDKIVLSMYRAVDLSPSDAPMIHSIVEELAQRAGLPKPRVVLVPENTPNAFATGRDPKHAVVAVTQGLLQTLSPEEIKGVLAHEMGHVKNRDILIQSVAATLAGAIMIVANMVKWATLFGFGSRDDEEGGSPLVAFVFALIAPIAASLIQMAISRSREFLADETGARLAGNPHYLANALEKLDAYSRSMPLQHGNPATENMFIVNPFAGMSVARLFSTHPPTEERVRRLRNMAP; this comes from the coding sequence TTGAGTTCTCAATTGCGAACCGGAGTGCTTTTGGCCGTTCTTACCGCCTTGATCATTCTGTTTGGGCGTTTTCTGGGGGGACAAACCGGAATGGTGGTGGCCTTCCTCATTGCCGTGGTCATGAATGTGGGCAGTTACTGGTACTCGGACAAGATCGTTCTCTCCATGTACCGGGCCGTGGATCTGTCCCCTTCGGATGCCCCCATGATCCATTCCATTGTCGAGGAACTTGCCCAACGGGCCGGGTTGCCCAAACCCAGGGTGGTCCTGGTTCCCGAGAACACCCCCAATGCCTTTGCCACGGGACGTGATCCCAAGCACGCGGTGGTGGCCGTGACCCAGGGTCTTTTGCAGACGCTGTCGCCCGAAGAGATCAAGGGTGTTCTGGCCCATGAAATGGGGCATGTGAAGAATCGCGATATCCTTATCCAGTCCGTGGCCGCCACCCTGGCCGGGGCCATCATGATCGTGGCCAACATGGTCAAGTGGGCCACCCTGTTCGGATTCGGTAGCCGTGATGACGAGGAAGGTGGCAGCCCCCTGGTTGCCTTTGTCTTTGCCCTGATCGCCCCCATTGCGGCCTCCCTTATTCAGATGGCCATTTCCCGGTCCAGGGAATTTCTGGCCGATGAGACAGGGGCCCGCCTGGCTGGCAATCCCCATTATCTGGCCAATGCCCTGGAAAAGCTTGATGCCTATAGCCGGAGCATGCCTTTGCAGCACGGCAATCCGGCCACCGAGAATATGTTTATTGTCAATCCCTTTGCGGGCATGTCCGTTGCCAGACTTTTCAGCACCCATCCCCCCACCGAGGAAAGGGTCCGGCGTCTTCGGAACATGGCCCCATAG
- a CDS encoding Hsp20/alpha crystallin family protein codes for MAKFTRNPWLEIQAMKDEIGRMMEEVHDDDPSFYPARERQAHFKPVADVYETRDSYVIEVELAGLERDAVSIEVIGHELVIYGERRHEKDVGGSAYHVLERSYGPFARRFDLPHDADTSAIKAVMQQGIVSVTLPKHVAKQDGRRIQVQDG; via the coding sequence ATGGCCAAGTTCACGCGGAACCCCTGGCTCGAGATCCAGGCCATGAAGGACGAAATCGGCAGAATGATGGAGGAAGTTCACGACGATGATCCTTCCTTTTATCCTGCCCGGGAACGTCAGGCCCACTTCAAGCCGGTGGCTGATGTTTATGAAACTCGTGACAGCTATGTCATTGAGGTGGAGCTCGCCGGTTTGGAAAGGGATGCCGTGAGTATCGAAGTCATTGGCCATGAACTGGTCATCTACGGTGAGCGTCGACATGAAAAGGATGTGGGAGGAAGCGCCTATCATGTTCTGGAACGTTCCTACGGTCCTTTTGCCAGACGATTCGATCTCCCCCATGATGCAGATACCTCGGCCATCAAGGCCGTCATGCAACAGGGGATTGTGAGTGTGACCCTGCCCAAGCATGTCGCGAAACAGGACGGCAGGCGGATCCAGGTTCAGGACGGGTAG
- a CDS encoding Fur family transcriptional regulator: MNTPSPARRLTKQRQIILEKLRAVTSHPTADEVYDMVRKDLPKISLGTVYRNLEVLNADGHIQIIRAPGGQKRFDADTSPHHHVVCIHCGAVGDVFNVKDNPVDQTRMMSDFTILGQTTFFYGICPQCQPKSVPNAPRGIS, encoded by the coding sequence ATGAACACCCCATCCCCAGCTCGTCGGCTGACCAAACAGCGCCAGATCATTCTGGAAAAATTGCGGGCCGTCACCTCTCATCCCACAGCAGATGAGGTGTACGACATGGTCCGCAAGGATCTTCCCAAAATCAGTTTGGGCACCGTGTATCGCAACCTTGAAGTCCTGAACGCCGATGGCCACATCCAGATCATTCGGGCCCCCGGCGGGCAGAAGCGGTTTGATGCAGACACAAGCCCCCACCACCACGTGGTGTGCATCCATTGCGGCGCTGTTGGGGATGTGTTCAACGTCAAGGACAACCCCGTGGATCAGACACGCATGATGTCCGATTTCACCATCCTCGGTCAAACAACCTTTTTTTACGGGATCTGTCCGCAGTGCCAGCCCAAGAGCGTGCCCAATGCGCCCCGGGGCATCTCATGA
- the rbr gene encoding rubrerythrin has translation MKSIKGTRTEKNLLTAFAGESQARNRYDYFASQAKKEGYVQISQIFAETALQEKEHAKRLFKFMEGGDVEIQAAYPCGVIGTTEENLVAAASGEHHEHESMYPEFADIAQEEGFPVIAAAMRSIAVAEKQHEKRFLDLVENIRQGRVFKREEKVVWRCINCGFIIEATEPPAKCPACDHEQKYFELLGENW, from the coding sequence ATGAAATCGATCAAGGGAACACGTACTGAAAAGAATCTGTTGACTGCTTTTGCCGGAGAATCCCAGGCTCGCAACCGTTATGACTATTTTGCCAGCCAGGCCAAAAAAGAAGGGTATGTCCAGATCTCTCAGATCTTTGCCGAAACCGCTCTTCAGGAAAAGGAACACGCCAAAAGGCTGTTCAAGTTCATGGAAGGCGGAGATGTGGAAATCCAGGCCGCCTATCCTTGCGGAGTGATCGGGACCACCGAGGAAAATCTCGTGGCCGCTGCCAGTGGCGAACACCATGAACACGAGAGCATGTATCCCGAATTTGCCGACATTGCCCAGGAAGAAGGGTTCCCCGTGATTGCCGCTGCCATGCGCAGCATCGCTGTTGCCGAAAAGCAGCACGAAAAACGGTTCCTGGATCTCGTGGAAAACATCAGGCAGGGCCGGGTGTTCAAACGGGAGGAAAAAGTTGTCTGGAGATGCATCAATTGCGGCTTCATCATCGAGGCCACCGAGCCCCCGGCCAAGTGTCCCGCCTGCGATCACGAGCAGAAGTACTTCGAACTCCTTGGAGAAAACTGGTAG
- a CDS encoding rubredoxin: MAHPEEMYRCQTVNCGYVYDPDRGDRKGKIPKGTAFEDLPDDWKCPICGASKKAFRPLAGPGSVG, translated from the coding sequence ATGGCTCATCCTGAAGAAATGTACAGGTGTCAGACCGTTAATTGTGGCTATGTATACGACCCCGACCGGGGCGACCGCAAGGGCAAGATTCCCAAGGGTACCGCATTCGAGGACCTTCCTGACGACTGGAAATGCCCCATTTGCGGCGCCTCGAAAAAAGCCTTCCGCCCTCTTGCCGGTCCGGGCTCAGTGGGGTAG